In Archangium violaceum, the following are encoded in one genomic region:
- the grpE gene encoding nucleotide exchange factor GrpE produces the protein MADSNRDEKGSFQTHISQDVIDAALKSVERRAETPPPEEDEASLGGMTQEVEFPEGGRTLDVEVPEGGMTLEVDLPPSVFEEPSSGSSETFALATALEQTRRELEETRQQLEQTRRELGETRQQLEFSQSKGREMMERLKDSHERGLRATADLENYKKRAQKEKEEVQKFGSERLLKDFLSVVDNLDRALEAAQKSSDFESLRTGVEMTRKLFDSAFGKHGVKGFSAVGQPFDPRLHEAMQQVESAAVPSGHVLYEAVRGYMLNERLMRPALVVVARAPENQPPAPESTSSSDTTPGDGPTGGTTTDQSGTTPSGSQ, from the coding sequence GTGGCCGACTCGAACCGCGACGAGAAGGGCAGCTTCCAGACCCACATCTCACAAGACGTCATCGACGCCGCTTTGAAGAGCGTCGAGCGTCGTGCCGAGACTCCTCCACCGGAGGAGGACGAGGCGTCCCTGGGGGGGATGACGCAAGAGGTGGAATTCCCCGAGGGTGGGAGGACGCTCGATGTGGAGGTCCCCGAGGGGGGAATGACCCTGGAGGTGGACCTGCCTCCGTCCGTCTTCGAGGAGCCCTCCTCCGGATCCTCCGAGACCTTCGCGCTGGCGACCGCGCTGGAGCAGACCCGGCGCGAGCTGGAGGAGACGCGCCAGCAGCTGGAGCAGACCCGGCGCGAGCTGGGGGAGACGCGCCAGCAGCTCGAGTTCAGCCAGTCCAAGGGCCGCGAGATGATGGAGCGCCTCAAGGACAGCCACGAGCGCGGCCTGCGCGCCACGGCCGACCTGGAGAACTACAAGAAGCGCGCCCAGAAGGAGAAGGAGGAGGTCCAGAAGTTCGGCTCCGAGCGCCTGCTCAAGGACTTCCTCTCGGTGGTGGACAACCTGGACCGCGCGCTGGAGGCGGCCCAGAAGTCCTCCGATTTCGAGAGCCTCCGCACGGGCGTGGAGATGACGCGCAAGCTCTTCGACAGCGCGTTCGGCAAGCACGGCGTGAAGGGCTTCTCCGCCGTCGGCCAGCCTTTCGACCCCCGCCTGCACGAGGCCATGCAGCAGGTGGAGAGCGCCGCGGTGCCCTCGGGCCACGTCCTCTACGAGGCCGTGCGCGGCTACATGCTCAACGAGCGGTTGATGCGGCCCGCGCTGGTCGTGGTGGCGCGCGCCCCCGAGAACCAACCGCCCGCGCCCGAGTCGACCTCTTCTTCAGATACAACGCCAGGTGATGGACCCACGGGGGGGACCACCACCGACCAGAGCGGAACCACGCCCTCGGGGAGCCAGTAG
- a CDS encoding FAD-dependent monooxygenase — translation MLDALVVGAGPTGLTMAVELARHGLSCRIVDQLEAPSVLSRALAVQARTLEVFDDFGIADEAVARGRRVEAFNVVGAGGARSRVPMQAFSWLETRFPYMLMLPQDATEVLLTEYLGTFGVKVDRGLGLEDFRQDADGVEATLKRADGQVERVKARWLLGCDGARSRVRKSAGIPFEGETYDDACVLADVHVEWPLGQGELCILPSTRGVMAAFPMPGEKRYRLFVVMPRDTLPEGDETTPLTLEEMQALVDRMAPVPTRLSEPRWMTRYRLHRRGVPHYRQGRVFLAGDAAHIHSPAGGQGMNTGIQDAYNLAWKLALVTRGHAPESLLDTYEQERHPVGQKLLQGTDRLFGLMARGGTTSRLLRAYVVPRIARQVLGSRFTQRQMTRFVSQLAIHYRRSPLSTERIWGDEAGGVRLEEGPAPGAYVPELPVKGEGVTRLHEVLRGPHHTLLLFTGLEPEAKVRSELVALARRLEAAYGSLLRARVVVAGEGTPAPYVLADEGGAVHRRFGAGAECFYLIRPDGYVGHRERPIEQKRLEAELTRRMGPLRPGQERIAG, via the coding sequence ATGTTGGATGCTCTGGTGGTGGGAGCCGGCCCGACGGGCCTGACGATGGCCGTGGAGCTGGCGCGGCATGGCCTGAGCTGCCGCATCGTGGATCAGCTCGAGGCGCCCTCGGTGCTGTCACGGGCCCTGGCCGTGCAGGCGCGCACACTCGAGGTCTTCGACGACTTCGGCATCGCCGACGAAGCCGTGGCGCGGGGACGCAGGGTCGAGGCCTTCAACGTGGTGGGCGCGGGAGGCGCGCGTTCGCGCGTGCCCATGCAGGCCTTCTCCTGGCTGGAGACGCGCTTCCCCTACATGCTCATGCTCCCACAGGACGCCACCGAGGTGCTGCTCACCGAGTACCTCGGCACGTTCGGCGTGAAGGTGGATCGGGGCCTGGGGCTGGAGGACTTCCGGCAGGACGCCGATGGCGTGGAGGCGACGCTGAAGCGCGCGGATGGCCAGGTGGAGCGGGTGAAGGCGCGCTGGCTGCTGGGATGTGACGGCGCCCGCAGCCGGGTGCGCAAGAGCGCCGGCATCCCCTTCGAGGGGGAGACCTACGACGACGCGTGCGTGCTGGCGGACGTCCACGTGGAGTGGCCGCTGGGGCAGGGCGAGCTGTGCATCCTCCCGTCCACCCGGGGCGTGATGGCGGCCTTCCCCATGCCGGGGGAGAAGCGCTACCGGCTGTTCGTCGTCATGCCACGCGACACGCTTCCGGAAGGCGACGAGACGACGCCCCTGACGCTGGAGGAGATGCAGGCGCTGGTGGACCGCATGGCGCCGGTGCCCACGCGCCTGAGCGAGCCGCGCTGGATGACCCGCTACCGGCTGCACCGCCGCGGCGTGCCCCACTACCGCCAGGGGCGCGTGTTCCTCGCAGGGGACGCCGCGCACATCCACAGCCCCGCGGGCGGTCAGGGGATGAACACGGGCATCCAGGACGCCTACAACCTCGCGTGGAAGCTGGCGCTCGTCACCCGGGGGCATGCGCCGGAGTCCCTGCTCGACACCTACGAGCAGGAGCGGCACCCGGTGGGCCAGAAGCTGCTACAGGGCACGGATCGGCTCTTTGGCCTCATGGCGCGAGGGGGGACGACCTCGCGGTTGCTGCGCGCGTACGTGGTGCCTCGCATCGCCCGGCAGGTGTTGGGCAGCCGCTTCACACAGCGCCAGATGACGCGCTTCGTCTCGCAGCTCGCCATCCACTACCGGCGCAGCCCGCTCTCCACCGAGCGCATCTGGGGCGACGAGGCCGGTGGGGTGCGGTTGGAGGAGGGGCCCGCGCCCGGCGCGTACGTGCCGGAGCTTCCGGTGAAGGGCGAGGGCGTGACGCGCCTGCACGAGGTGCTGCGAGGGCCTCATCACACGCTGCTGCTGTTCACGGGGCTCGAGCCCGAGGCGAAGGTACGGAGTGAGCTGGTGGCGCTCGCGCGGCGGCTCGAGGCGGCGTACGGGTCGCTGCTGAGGGCGCGCGTGGTGGTGGCGGGGGAGGGGACACCGGCCCCCTACGTGCTGGCGGACGAGGGCGGCGCGGTGCACCGCCGCTTCGGTGCCGGGGCGGAGTGCTTCTACCTGATCCGTCCAGACGGGTACGTGGGGCACCGTGAGCGGCCCATCGAGCAGAAGAGGTTGGAGGCGGAGCTCACGCGTCGCATGGGACCGCTCCGGCCGGGCCAGGAGCGCATCGCGGGTTGA
- a CDS encoding DMT family transporter: MLRSRLYLLAAAVLWSTAGAAVKLSTLSGWQIASGRSLVAALTLALAIPAGRRRLSWRGFAAAVAYAGTVVLFILANKLTTSANAIFLQDTAPLYVLLLSPLLLRERPSRGELAAVPVFLLGLSLFFLDQLDPGQFLGNVLALGSGLAFALCILGLRAVGEEGSAVLVWGNIIAGASVLLPALGGPAPTALDLGLLVFLGVFQLGLAYALFQRGLRETPAVEASLLILLEPVLNPVWTFLFAGERPGKWALVGGTIILLATAWRTLLGSRGGHASASKETPAHEGAGS; the protein is encoded by the coding sequence ATGCTCCGCTCCCGCCTCTACCTCCTCGCCGCCGCCGTGCTCTGGTCCACGGCCGGCGCCGCCGTGAAGCTGTCCACCCTGTCGGGCTGGCAGATCGCCTCCGGGCGCTCGCTCGTCGCGGCGCTGACGCTGGCGCTCGCCATTCCCGCTGGCCGCCGACGTCTGTCCTGGCGGGGCTTCGCCGCGGCGGTGGCCTACGCGGGCACGGTGGTGCTCTTCATCCTCGCCAACAAGCTCACCACCTCGGCCAACGCCATCTTCCTGCAGGACACCGCGCCGCTCTACGTGCTGCTCCTGTCGCCGCTGCTGCTGCGCGAGCGCCCCTCCCGCGGTGAGCTGGCCGCCGTCCCCGTGTTCCTGCTCGGCCTGAGCCTCTTCTTCCTCGACCAGCTCGACCCCGGGCAGTTCCTGGGCAACGTGCTGGCGCTGGGCTCGGGCCTCGCTTTCGCCCTGTGCATCCTCGGACTGCGCGCGGTGGGAGAGGAGGGCTCCGCGGTGCTCGTGTGGGGCAACATCATCGCTGGCGCCAGCGTGCTGCTGCCCGCGCTCGGGGGGCCCGCGCCCACGGCGCTGGACCTCGGACTGCTCGTCTTCCTCGGCGTGTTCCAGCTCGGCTTGGCCTACGCCCTCTTCCAGCGCGGCCTGCGCGAGACTCCCGCCGTGGAGGCCTCGCTGCTCATCCTGCTGGAGCCGGTGCTCAACCCGGTGTGGACCTTCCTCTTCGCGGGCGAGCGGCCCGGGAAGTGGGCGCTCGTGGGCGGCACCATCATCCTGCTCGCCACCGCGTGGCGCACGCTGCTGGGCTCCCGGGGCGGCCATGCGTCCGCGTCGAAGGAGACTCCGGCGCACGAGGGCGCGGGGAGCTGA
- a CDS encoding transcriptional regulator: MAEKWDKQLMDFLKRSGEELKRTGEELKTEAQRLMVEVKDPAKQAKVREGLENLRTWAVSTGKQAAERIESAVRHVEESVEGAFKEQAASAPAPSPSPEPSPRQESSPRSEPAPRPQPAKKAGTKSIGRKKTAAKAPAQKTAAKKAAARKGPQKSIGRKKPSRPAT, from the coding sequence ATGGCCGAGAAATGGGACAAGCAGCTGATGGACTTCCTCAAGCGCTCCGGTGAGGAGCTCAAGCGCACCGGCGAGGAGCTCAAGACCGAGGCGCAGCGGCTGATGGTGGAGGTGAAGGACCCCGCCAAGCAGGCCAAGGTGCGGGAGGGTCTCGAGAACCTGCGCACCTGGGCGGTGTCCACCGGCAAGCAGGCGGCGGAGCGCATCGAGTCGGCCGTGCGCCACGTCGAGGAGAGCGTCGAGGGTGCTTTCAAGGAGCAGGCGGCCTCCGCGCCGGCCCCCAGCCCGAGCCCGGAGCCGAGCCCCCGTCAGGAGTCGAGTCCCCGCTCCGAGCCAGCGCCCCGTCCCCAGCCGGCGAAGAAGGCGGGGACCAAATCCATCGGCCGCAAGAAGACGGCCGCCAAGGCCCCCGCCCAGAAGACGGCCGCCAAGAAGGCCGCCGCCAGGAAGGGCCCCCAGAAGTCCATCGGCCGCAAGAAGCCCTCCCGCCCGGCGACCTGA
- a CDS encoding dipeptide epimerase: MLLPTCITDLHFEPLDLALTEPFAIATGAPDMANNVLVRLKLADGTVGLGESAPLTAVSGETQASTLAAITSVREALLGRDARGWRPIGAWLAEALPGAPSARCGIELALLDALGRHYRMPLFAFFGGAGTGLDIDMTVTAGDEAHAASSARAIVARGIRTLKVKVGALSAEEDVRRMVVIRREAPNARLFADANGGYTVAQARTFLEGLEAAGIPLALFEQPVPREDWEGMAELTRSSRVPICADESARTAKDVLRLAREGGAHGVNLKLMKSGVVESLAMWNLARASGMELMMGGMVESTLAMSSAAHFAAGLGGFDYADLDTHLFIREHSFQGGLRMRDGHVDIGHVQAGHGVDLG, translated from the coding sequence ATGCTCCTCCCGACCTGCATCACCGACCTGCACTTCGAGCCGTTGGATCTCGCCCTCACCGAGCCCTTCGCCATCGCCACGGGCGCGCCGGACATGGCGAACAACGTGCTCGTGCGCCTGAAGCTGGCGGACGGGACGGTGGGCCTGGGTGAGTCGGCGCCCCTCACGGCGGTGTCCGGCGAGACGCAGGCCAGCACGCTCGCGGCCATCACCTCCGTGCGCGAGGCGCTGCTCGGACGGGACGCGCGTGGCTGGCGCCCCATTGGCGCATGGCTCGCCGAGGCCCTCCCGGGGGCTCCCTCCGCGCGCTGTGGCATCGAGCTGGCGCTGCTGGACGCGCTGGGCCGGCACTACCGGATGCCGCTGTTCGCCTTCTTCGGCGGGGCGGGCACCGGGCTGGACATCGACATGACGGTGACGGCTGGTGACGAGGCGCACGCGGCGTCCTCGGCCCGGGCCATCGTCGCCAGGGGCATCCGCACCCTCAAGGTGAAGGTGGGCGCGCTGTCCGCCGAGGAGGACGTGCGGCGCATGGTGGTCATCCGGCGCGAGGCGCCCAACGCGCGGCTGTTCGCGGACGCCAACGGGGGCTACACCGTGGCGCAGGCCCGGACGTTCCTCGAGGGGCTGGAGGCCGCGGGCATCCCCCTGGCGCTCTTCGAGCAGCCCGTGCCTCGCGAGGACTGGGAGGGCATGGCCGAGCTGACGCGCTCGTCGCGGGTGCCCATCTGCGCGGACGAGTCGGCCCGCACGGCGAAGGACGTGCTGCGCCTGGCGCGCGAGGGTGGCGCGCACGGCGTCAACCTCAAGCTGATGAAGAGTGGCGTGGTGGAGTCCCTGGCCATGTGGAACCTGGCGCGCGCCTCCGGCATGGAGCTGATGATGGGGGGCATGGTGGAGAGCACCCTGGCCATGAGCAGCGCGGCGCACTTCGCCGCCGGGTTGGGCGGCTTCGACTACGCGGACCTGGACACGCACCTCTTCATCCGAGAGCACTCCTTTCAAGGGGGTCTGCGGATGCGGGACGGGCACGTGGACATCGGACATGTCCAGGCCGGCCACGGTGTCGACCTGGGCTGA
- a CDS encoding ABC transporter permease, translating to MLAREVRILFGKEWRQLLRSRGAMVTALLLPVLLLVIIPGVQMLGLKSGAMKPVNLPPGVELPPGLRELAEDPVAMMRAMLVPFIALGGLIVPSVTASYILITERESRTLELLVALPVRVGQILLAKLLALLALASAVTLVLFSVDAALILWLRVGSPGFVLALLLVLLTSLTFSTTSALLVSLLARDFRTANNINGLLIGPIILVCFLAMVAVPGPILTALLLAALFTVGAGVATFVALRVITFERLLR from the coding sequence ATGCTCGCGCGTGAGGTGCGGATCCTCTTCGGCAAGGAGTGGCGCCAGTTGCTGCGCAGTCGGGGCGCCATGGTGACGGCGCTGCTGCTGCCGGTGCTGCTGCTGGTCATCATCCCGGGAGTGCAGATGCTCGGGCTGAAGAGCGGCGCGATGAAGCCGGTGAACCTCCCGCCCGGCGTGGAGCTGCCCCCAGGTCTCCGCGAGCTCGCGGAGGATCCCGTGGCCATGATGCGGGCCATGCTGGTTCCGTTCATCGCGCTCGGCGGGCTCATCGTGCCCTCGGTGACGGCCAGCTACATCCTCATCACCGAGCGCGAGTCGCGCACGCTCGAGCTGCTGGTGGCGCTCCCGGTACGCGTGGGGCAGATATTGCTCGCCAAGCTGCTGGCCCTGCTCGCCCTGGCCTCGGCCGTCACCCTGGTCCTCTTCTCCGTCGACGCGGCGCTCATCCTCTGGCTGCGCGTGGGCTCGCCCGGCTTCGTGCTGGCGCTCCTGCTGGTGCTGCTCACGTCACTGACCTTCTCCACCACCAGCGCGTTGCTCGTCAGCCTGTTGGCACGCGACTTCCGCACGGCCAACAACATCAACGGGCTGCTCATCGGCCCCATCATCCTCGTCTGCTTCCTCGCCATGGTGGCGGTGCCGGGCCCCATCCTGACCGCGCTGCTGCTCGCGGCGCTGTTCACCGTGGGCGCGGGGGTGGCCACCTTCGTGGCACTGAGGGTCATCACCTTCGAGCGGCTGCTGCGCTGA
- a CDS encoding DUF1206 domain-containing protein has product MANEIGRKASELKRQGDHLGARAMHNPWTERLARLGYLAKGVVYAVVGVLALQVAFGQGGETTDTKGALTTLAQETWGTVLLAVVAVGMVGYVLWRVVQAWMDPDGKGTGAKGLVTRAGYLVSAGVYAFLAMAAFRLVLGTGGVGRHGDQSAQTWTARLMSQPFGQALVAVVGLVIAGVGIWQAYKAWKEKFRDKLRLDGMPPRQAEWAVRVSKLGILARGLVFVMMGVFLVQAALTANPRRAHGLDGALATLAAQPYGTVLLALAAAGLVAYAIYMALEARYRRFLGA; this is encoded by the coding sequence ATGGCGAACGAGATTGGCCGGAAGGCGTCGGAGCTGAAACGACAGGGAGACCACCTCGGGGCCAGGGCGATGCACAATCCCTGGACGGAGCGGCTGGCCCGCCTGGGCTACCTGGCCAAGGGCGTGGTGTACGCCGTGGTCGGGGTGCTCGCGCTGCAGGTGGCCTTCGGCCAGGGCGGCGAGACGACCGATACGAAGGGCGCACTGACCACGCTGGCCCAGGAGACCTGGGGCACGGTGCTGCTCGCGGTGGTGGCCGTGGGCATGGTGGGCTACGTCCTCTGGCGCGTGGTGCAGGCCTGGATGGATCCGGACGGCAAGGGCACCGGCGCCAAGGGGCTCGTCACGCGGGCGGGCTACCTGGTGAGCGCGGGCGTCTACGCCTTCCTCGCGATGGCGGCCTTCCGCCTGGTGCTGGGCACTGGAGGCGTCGGCAGACACGGGGACCAGAGCGCCCAGACCTGGACGGCCCGGTTGATGTCGCAGCCCTTCGGGCAGGCCCTGGTGGCCGTGGTGGGCCTCGTCATCGCTGGCGTCGGCATCTGGCAGGCCTACAAGGCGTGGAAGGAGAAGTTCCGCGACAAGCTGCGGCTGGACGGGATGCCGCCACGACAGGCCGAGTGGGCGGTGCGCGTCTCCAAGCTGGGCATCCTCGCGCGAGGCCTGGTGTTCGTGATGATGGGCGTGTTCCTCGTCCAGGCGGCGCTCACCGCCAACCCGCGGCGAGCCCATGGACTGGATGGGGCCCTGGCGACGCTCGCGGCCCAGCCCTACGGGACGGTGCTGCTGGCCCTGGCCGCGGCGGGCCTCGTGGCCTATGCCATCTACATGGCGCTCGAGGCCCGGTACCGCCGCTTCCTGGGGGCCTAG
- a CDS encoding DUF4476 domain-containing protein, protein MRAVLIAVATLLSVPALAQNKSTEAKAAPPPAQVRPPPPNGNPGTTGFPDTAGTPVVVERDALLLQLANINEKLATAAGRAKKDRQLQQMIDSARADLKEVGRQVTNAPLAQRPEPSRPPQPPPQPQPPTAQPITDAMLRSLVAAIRNEPFGDDQLAVLEEAASTQYFLVSQTQDILRHFNFSKDKLKALRLIRPHLLDMENSFKLYESFQYSNDKDELRRILAAQ, encoded by the coding sequence ATGAGAGCGGTACTGATTGCCGTGGCGACCCTGCTGTCTGTCCCGGCCCTGGCCCAGAACAAGAGCACGGAGGCGAAGGCCGCTCCCCCGCCCGCGCAGGTCCGGCCGCCGCCGCCGAACGGCAATCCGGGCACCACGGGCTTCCCGGACACGGCGGGGACCCCGGTGGTGGTGGAGCGCGACGCGCTGCTCCTGCAGCTGGCGAACATCAACGAGAAGCTCGCCACCGCCGCGGGCCGGGCGAAGAAGGACCGGCAGCTGCAGCAGATGATCGACAGCGCGCGCGCGGACCTCAAGGAGGTGGGCCGGCAGGTGACGAACGCCCCGCTGGCGCAGCGCCCGGAGCCCTCGCGTCCGCCGCAGCCCCCGCCGCAGCCGCAGCCGCCCACGGCGCAGCCCATCACCGATGCCATGCTGCGCTCGCTGGTGGCGGCCATCCGCAACGAGCCCTTCGGGGATGATCAGCTCGCCGTGCTGGAGGAGGCGGCGTCCACCCAGTACTTCCTGGTGTCCCAGACGCAGGACATCCTCCGCCACTTCAACTTCTCCAAGGACAAGCTGAAGGCCCTCCGCCTGATCCGCCCGCACCTGCTGGACATGGAGAACAGCTTCAAGCTGTACGAGTCCTTCCAGTACTCCAACGACAAGGACGAGCTGCGCCGCATCCTGGCGGCGCAGTAG
- a CDS encoding endonuclease/exonuclease/phosphatase family protein yields MPFARLLGTLAVLTVLGACQKPSEEGDPPLDAGMTGDAGTPGGDAGTTGDAGTPPLAFSAANWNLEFFGSPDAGPSNEQLQLDNVRKVISTTGADIWGLEEVVDATHFAALKQQLPGYDGFLANEVPYGSTYYSTTEQKVGLLYRSDVVTLLDKQLILTSSNYDFGTRPPLRVDLRITRDGASVDLVAIVLHMKAFSDMESYDRRRRAALALEDYLDTELMNTPVLVLGDWNDDVDVSITRDPNVVNGYMPTPYKNLLDAPEEYTFLTQPLSLVGQRSTVSNTQFIDHQLVSNELLPRYVSDSAQRLRPDNYISQYGTTTSDHYPVLSRFVFDVTPPPDSSRRLTSPAGSE; encoded by the coding sequence ATGCCGTTCGCCCGCCTGCTGGGAACGCTCGCCGTTCTCACCGTCCTTGGTGCCTGCCAGAAGCCCTCCGAGGAGGGCGACCCGCCCCTCGATGCCGGGATGACGGGGGACGCGGGCACTCCCGGGGGTGATGCCGGGACGACGGGGGATGCGGGCACACCGCCCCTGGCGTTCAGCGCGGCCAACTGGAACCTCGAGTTCTTCGGATCCCCGGATGCGGGTCCGTCGAACGAGCAGCTCCAGCTCGACAACGTGCGGAAGGTCATCTCCACGACCGGGGCGGACATCTGGGGCCTGGAGGAGGTGGTCGATGCCACGCACTTCGCCGCGCTGAAGCAGCAGCTGCCCGGCTACGACGGATTCCTGGCCAACGAGGTCCCCTATGGTTCGACCTACTACTCCACCACCGAACAGAAGGTGGGCCTCCTCTACCGCTCGGACGTGGTCACCCTCCTGGACAAGCAGCTCATCCTGACCTCGAGCAACTACGACTTCGGTACGCGGCCACCACTGCGGGTGGACCTGCGCATCACCCGCGACGGGGCGAGTGTGGACCTGGTGGCCATCGTGCTGCACATGAAGGCGTTCTCGGACATGGAGTCCTATGACCGACGTCGGCGCGCGGCGCTGGCGCTCGAGGACTACCTGGACACGGAGCTGATGAACACGCCGGTCCTCGTGCTCGGAGACTGGAACGACGACGTGGACGTCTCCATCACCCGCGACCCCAACGTCGTCAACGGCTACATGCCCACGCCGTACAAGAACCTCCTCGACGCTCCGGAGGAGTACACCTTCCTCACCCAGCCCCTGTCCCTCGTGGGACAGCGGAGCACGGTGAGCAACACCCAGTTCATCGACCACCAGCTCGTCAGCAACGAGCTGCTCCCGCGCTACGTGAGCGATTCGGCCCAGCGCCTGCGGCCGGACAACTACATCTCCCAGTACGGCACCACCACGTCGGACCACTACCCGGTGCTCAGCCGCTTCGTGTTCGACGTGACGCCTCCGCCGGACTCGTCGCGGCGGCTCACCTCGCCCGCCGGGAGCGAGTAG
- a CDS encoding ABC transporter ATP-binding protein: MTRNVHVPLEVSEVTKVYPRGIQALDQVSFRISPGERACLLGPNGAGKTTLIRLLTGALRPSSGRVSLFGLGIDDPDFLLAKRRVGIVPQSPGMYRDLTVDDYLQLVRDLYGSGNIAEVVEAFGLASFRSRRMAELSGGMQRRLSMAAALVSSPEVLLLDEPTVGLDPVATREVHTFLREVMPGRTVLLCTHNLAEAEALCESAVILRQGRVLLHERIATLRQRIQPVLVLRAAQGPERLLQALSARGISPTREEDAVRVHVADAVARAPELLRGLLAEGMDVYECRVVTPSLEDLFLEVVGAKDARA; this comes from the coding sequence TTGACGCGGAACGTTCACGTGCCCCTGGAGGTCTCCGAGGTCACCAAGGTGTACCCCAGGGGCATCCAGGCGCTCGATCAGGTCAGCTTCAGGATCTCCCCGGGCGAGCGGGCCTGCCTGCTCGGCCCCAACGGCGCGGGGAAGACGACCCTCATCCGCCTGCTCACCGGTGCGCTCCGGCCCTCGTCCGGACGGGTGAGCCTCTTCGGGCTTGGGATCGACGACCCCGACTTCCTCCTGGCCAAGCGGCGCGTGGGCATCGTCCCCCAGTCACCGGGCATGTATCGGGACCTCACGGTGGACGACTACCTCCAACTGGTGAGAGACCTCTACGGCAGCGGGAACATCGCCGAGGTGGTGGAGGCCTTCGGTCTGGCGTCCTTCCGCTCGCGGCGGATGGCCGAGCTGTCCGGGGGCATGCAGCGCCGGTTGTCCATGGCCGCCGCGCTCGTCTCCTCGCCGGAGGTGCTGCTGTTGGACGAGCCCACGGTGGGGTTGGATCCCGTCGCCACGCGCGAGGTGCACACCTTCCTGCGCGAGGTGATGCCCGGCCGCACGGTGCTGCTGTGCACGCACAACCTGGCCGAGGCCGAGGCCCTCTGTGAGAGCGCGGTCATCCTCCGCCAGGGCCGGGTGTTGCTGCACGAGCGCATCGCCACCCTGCGCCAGCGCATCCAGCCAGTGCTGGTGCTGCGCGCCGCCCAGGGTCCCGAACGGCTGCTCCAGGCCCTCTCCGCGCGGGGCATCTCGCCCACGCGCGAGGAGGACGCGGTGCGCGTGCACGTGGCGGACGCGGTGGCCCGGGCGCCCGAGCTGCTGCGCGGGCTGCTCGCCGAGGGCATGGATGTCTACGAGTGCCGGGTGGTGACGCCGAGCCTCGAGGACCTCTTCCTGGAGGTCGTGGGAGCCAAAGATGCTCGCGCGTGA